From Panthera uncia isolate 11264 chromosome E1, Puncia_PCG_1.0, whole genome shotgun sequence, one genomic window encodes:
- the LOC125927697 gene encoding 40S ribosomal protein S29-like, with product MGHRRLYWSYRRKCGRGSHSCHICSNQHSPIRKCGLNMCRPCFCQSMKDIGFVKLVEANFLEWVIQDIHLNCRYPRYPP from the coding sequence ATGGGTCACCGGCGACTCTACTGGAGTTATCGGAGAAAATGTGGCCGGGGTTCTCACTCTTGTCACATCTGTTCAAACCAGCACAGTCCGATCAGGAAATGTGGCCTCAATATGTGCCGCCCGTGTTTCTGTCAGTCCATGAAGGATATAGGTTTCGTTAAGTTGGTTGAAGCGAACTTCCTTGAATGGGTCATCCAAGACATACACCTTAACTGCAGATACCCAAGATACCCACCTTAa